The following proteins are co-located in the Phycisphaerales bacterium genome:
- a CDS encoding DUF2231 domain-containing protein, with the protein MESRAKVAGHPLHQMLIVFPLGLLATSLIFDIIYRFNGNGRLADASYYMIMAGVIAGLIAAVPGVIDWLAIPANTRAKAIGLWHAIGNVIVLTCFAISWVIRNNNDTTAPTNGALTMSVLGGGLALVTGWLGGELVDRLGIGVDPGAHVNSPNSMGGRPASEIDMNYVTAAENRSPASTSTTAVTPGRGAMGRATEPTERRTDIGAARPTTQDTDRGGPPV; encoded by the coding sequence ATGGAAAGCAGAGCCAAGGTCGCGGGACATCCACTCCATCAGATGCTCATCGTGTTCCCGCTGGGCCTGCTGGCCACCTCGCTCATTTTCGACATCATCTACCGCTTCAACGGCAACGGCCGCCTCGCCGATGCCTCGTACTACATGATCATGGCGGGCGTGATCGCCGGGCTGATCGCGGCCGTGCCGGGCGTCATCGACTGGCTCGCCATCCCCGCCAACACGCGGGCAAAGGCCATCGGCCTCTGGCACGCCATCGGCAACGTCATCGTCCTCACCTGCTTCGCGATCAGCTGGGTCATCCGCAACAACAACGACACCACCGCGCCCACCAACGGCGCCCTGACAATGTCGGTGCTCGGCGGCGGCCTGGCCCTGGTCACCGGATGGCTCGGCGGCGAGCTCGTTGATCGCCTGGGCATCGGCGTTGACCCCGGCGCCCACGTCAACTCGCCCAACTCAATGGGCGGACGCCCCGCCTCCGAGATCGACATGAACTACGTCACCGCGGCCGAGAACCGCTCGCCCGCCTCCACCTCCACCACTGCCGTCACGCCGGGCCGCGGGGCCATGGGGCGTGCCACGGAACCAACCGAGCGCCGGACCGACATCGGTGCGGCGCGCCCTACGACCCAGGACACCGACCGCGGCGGGCCGCCGGTGTGA